Proteins encoded together in one Rhipicephalus sanguineus isolate Rsan-2018 chromosome 9, BIME_Rsan_1.4, whole genome shotgun sequence window:
- the LOC119405485 gene encoding ubiquitin-conjugating enzyme E2 Z: protein MANATAGSEASKNTVTAASWDPMLHVNEQPTPSCLARVTRDIAEIKADPLTGIFISPEESDVTRIHAIVVGPEGTPYEGGFFHFFMKCPPNYPVAPPRVRIMTTDAGRVRFNPNLDECGKVRLSILGTRPGPAWNPVQNIGTVLVSIQTLMNKEPLYNEPNMFIMPVFSAWYSDRVRHDTVRVAICDALEACLQDEPPYPPYLAGAILKTFADSYDKYEDMIKAQIKLNRTWQLSRMLGITATYQYEPLLSWLRRLGPRVKHKIAADGAAEASAK from the exons ATGGCGAACGCCACGGCGGGCTCAGAAGCAAGCAAGAACACCGTGACCGCGGCCTCCTGGGACCCGATGCTCCACGTGAACGAGCAGCCTACGCCTTCGTGTCTCGCGAGGGTGACGCGGGACATCGCGGAGATCAAGGCCGACCCGCTGACGGGGATCTTCATCTCTCCCGAAGAGAGTGACGTCACCAGGATCCACGCCATCGTGGTGGGACCCGAGGGAACCCCGTACGAGGGCGGGTTCTTCCACTTCTTCATGAAGTGCCCCCCGAACTACCCGGTCGCTCCCCCACGGGTGCGCATCATGACCACGGACGCCGGTAGAGTGCGCTTCAACCCTAACCTCGACGAGTGCGGAAAG GTGCGTCTCAGCATTCTCGGCACTCGGCCAGGACCCGCATGGAACCCAGTGCAAAACATCGGCACCGTCCTCGTCTCCATACAGACGCTCATGAACAAGGAGCCCCTTTACAACGAGCCCAATATGTTTATTATGCCGGTCTTCTCCGCATGGTACAGCGATAGAGTGCGACACGACACCGTCAGGGTGGCCATCTGCGACGCGTTGGAGGCTTGTCTTCAGGATGAACCACCCTACCCGCCGTACCTGGCCGGCGCGATCCTGAAGACGTTCGCCGACTCGTACGACAAGTACGAGGACATGATCAAAGCCCAGATCAAACTGAACCGTACCTGGCAGCTGTCGCGGATGCTGGGCATTACAGCCACCTACCAGTATGAGCCGCTGCTGTCGTGGCTGAGGCGACTCGGCCCGCGCGTCAAGCACAAGATCGCAGCGGATGGCGCTGCTGAAGCTAGCGCGAAATGA
- the LOC119405484 gene encoding probable ATP-dependent RNA helicase DDX5 codes for MAFDNQPPLPLPHGLGQKNGPNEGAPEPTVQPGRGTVGTGRDRRPPQLLNGDNFAMIPVRYHPYSTARRSQVGRTLRPSNWGRIRLPTYRKDFYREHTRNSQRSPEEVEAYRIANEITVKGLGAPKPILHVDEAGLPETITKAIENLNSGHKPTALQAQCWPIALSGRDLVAFDCTASKGKSLAFLVPAVVHAQSQPSVLDDAGPTVIVLTLTREAALQVQVAVQELSKGLEIRTMYLLSGEPKKPQLQLLEEGADICVATPGRLTAFMEEGKANLGRCTFLAIDEADRMLVLGFGEKVRAIADSIRPDRQTLVTLTVGTATQEQQIQRVEHVVVVCEEAEKEGKLVGLLKDILSDESDRAIVFVEMKERVEDLVLTLRSRGCPAVGIHGNKTEQEHQCALDALRSGKAPVLVATDVATRALELDNVRYVVSCDHPIHSSDLLRRFRHAARPDGTGRMYTFLRPDEREHAKELMWFLQENKQPLPPQLREVAAKKATRQ; via the exons ATGGCGTTCGACAACCAACCGCCGCTCCCTCTGCCCCACGGTCTTGGGCAGAAAAATGGACCGAACGAAGGGGCCCCGGAACCAACCGTCCAACCCGGAAGAGGAACGGTCGGAACAGGACGCGACCGCCGTCCACCGCAACTGCTCAACGGGGACAACTTCGCAATGATTCCCGTAAGATACCACCCATACTCAACTGCGCGGAGAAGCCAGGTGGGACGGACCCTGCGCCCGTCTAACTGGGGAAGAATTCGCTTGCCGACTTACCGGAAAGATTTCTACCGTGAACATACCAGGAATTCGCAGAGATCGCCTGAAGAAGTGGAAGCCTACCGGATCGCCAACGAGATAACCGTCAAGGGACTCGGCGCCCCCAAGCCCATCCTGCATGTCGACGAAGCGGGCCTCCCAGAAACGATAACAAAGGCAATCGAGAACCTCAACTCTGGCCACAAGCCGACCGCATTGCAAGCTCAGTGCTGGCCCATAGCGCTAAGCGGCAGAGACCTTGTGGCCTTTGATTGCACAGCCTCGAAAGGGAAGTCACTGGCCTTCCTCGTACCAGCCGTCGTCCATGCACAAAGCCAGCCGTCTGTACTCGACGATGCCGGACCCACGGTGATAGTGCTCACACTTACGCGGGAGGCGGCCCTGCAGGTTCAAGTTGCTGTTCAGGAGCTTAGCAAGGGATTGGAGATTCGAACGATGTATCTCTTGTCTGGCGAACCGAAGAAGCCGCAGCTGCAACTGCTGGAGGAAGGCGCTGACATCTGCGTCGCGACTCCTGGCCGCCTCACAGCCTTCATGGAGGAGGGAAAGGCAAATCTGGGCCGTTGCACTTTCCTGGCTATAGATGAGGCGGACCGCATGCTGGTGCTGGGGTTCGGCGAGAAGGTTCGGGCCATCGCGGACAGCATACGACCCGACCGACAGACGCTCGTGACGCTGAC CGTCGGCACGGCAACTCAAGAGCAGCAGATTCAGCGCGTGGAACACGTCGTCGTTGTTTGCGAGGAGGCCGAGAAGGAGGGCAAGCTCGTCGGCCTGCTGAAGGACATTCTTAGCGACGAGAGCGACAGGGCAATCGTATTTGTCGAGATGAAGGAAAGGGTAGAAGACCTCGTGTTGACCTTGCGCAGTCGCGGCTGTCCAGCCGTCGGCATTCACGGCAACAAGACGGAGCAAGAACACCAGTGTGCTTTGGACGCGCTGCGGTCAGGCAAGGCGCCCGTCCTAGTAGCGACCGACGTGGCGACGAGGGCTCTGGAGCTGGACAACGTCCGCTACGTCGTCAGCTGCGACCACCCGATACACTCGAGCGACTTGCTGCGCCGCTTCAGGCACGCTGCTCGGCCCGACGGGACGGGCAGGATGTACACGTTCTTGAGGCCCGACGAACGCGAACATGCCAAGGAGCTGATGTGGTTCTTACAAGAAAACAAGCAGCCATTGCCGCCACAGCTTCGTGAAGTCGCGGCGAAAAAGGCGACGCGACAGTAA